The DNA segment GTAAAATTGGGACGGCAATTTGATTTAATTGTCACTAGCCCGTTAATACGCGCTCGCCAAACAGCAGAAATTCTTTTAGCGTCTGGACTCAGTTGTCAGCTAGAAGAATCAAATCATCTTGCACCCAATGGCAATATCTTTAATTGGCTGGATTATTGGTTAAAACCCAAAAATTTTCCTGAAAATGCCCAAATTGCGATCGTGGGACATGAGCCTTGTTTAAGTAACTGGACAGAAATTCTCCTATGGGGGGAAGCCAAAGACAGCTTAGTCCTGAAAAAAGCAGGTATGATCGGATTAAAACTACCAGAAATAGGTTCACCTGTGGGTCGTAGTCAGATGTTCTGGTTGACACCACCCAGGTACTTGCTATAACTGTTCTCCAACTTTTACCCTAAGTAGGACTGACGCATGAAAACGAAAAATCGAGGGTTTTGGAGGGTTTGGGGTTTGGGGCTGTAGAGGTGCAGGATTCACAACCCTCACACTCCCGCACTCTTAATCCCTTCTACCCCCCTAAGGCGGAGAGTCTCGTTGCGTTAGTTCGGCCAAGAATTGTTGTGAGCTAGGCTAGTGTTATGGCGGCAATAATTTCTGGTAAGTTAGCTTGATCAGATATTTCACTAAGCAAATGGTGTTGCCATGATGGTGTGCGAATACAAGCCTGGTTTAGAAGGCATTCCCGCCGCCCAATCGAGTATCAGTTATGTAGATGGGCAAAAGGGAATACTAGAATATCGTGGCATCCGGATTGAGGATTTAGCCCAGCAAAGTACTTTTCTGGAGACTGCTTATCTTTTAATCTGGGGTGAGTTGCCAACAAAAGAAGAATTGCAAGTATTTGAGGAGGAAGTCCGTCTTCATCGGCGGATTAAATACCGGATTCGGGATATGATGAAGTGCTTTCCCGAATCTGGTCATCCAATGGATGCACTCCAAGCCTCTGCGGCGGCTTTAGGCTTGTTTTACTCCCGTCGAGATTTGCACAATCCTGCCTATATTCGGGATGCTGTAGTGCGGCTAATAGCTACTATTCCGACGATGGTAGCTGCATTCCAGTTGATGCGGAAAGGTAATGACCCCGTTAAGCCCCGTGATGATTTAGATTATTCCGCCAATTTTCTCTACATGCTCAACGAGAAAGAACCGGATGCTTTGGCGGCAAAAATCTTTGATATCTGCTTGATTCTCCATGTCGAGCATACGATGAATGCTTCCACCTTTAGTGCTAGGGTAACAGCTTCCACCTTGACTGACCCGTATGCGGTGGTTGCTAGCGCTGTGGGGACTTTAGGAGGGCCTTTACACGGTGGAGCCAATGAAGAAGTAATCCAGATGTTGGAAGAGATTGGTTCCGTGGAGAATGTGCGTTCTTATGTCGAGGAGAGGTTGCAACGTAAAGACAAGCTCATGGGCTTTGGACATCGTGTCTACAAAGTTAAAGACCCACGGGCGACAATTTTGCAAGGCCTCGCAGAACAGTTGTTTGCCAAGTTCGGCGCAGATAAGTATTACGACATCGCCCAAGAAATGGAACGGGTAGTCGAAGAGAAACTTGGTCATAAAGGGATTTATCCCAATGTTGACTTCTACTCTGGTTTAGTGTATCGGAAGATGGGTATTCCTACAGACTTGTTTACACCAATCTTTGCGATCGCTCGTGTTGCTGGTTGGTTAGCCCACTGGAAAGAACAACTCGAAGAGAACCGCATTTTCCGTCCTACCCAGGTTTACAACGGCAAACACAGTGTTACCTACACCCCCATTGACCAACGTTAAAAGCTGGGGAATAAGAGGTATCAAGTAGGGAAAGAGTTGTGATTTTTCTTAACTTGCCCCCAGTGTCGGGAATCAGTCAATCAATAGCCATCTGATAACCGTTACCAAAATGGAAGCGGTGTTTTTCTGATGCTTTTGTGAAGTCCTGGGAATCGGGGATAAAAATTAGGATTCAGAGGCAGCAGAGGAGGAAGGTTCAACAATCAATTACCCTCGGTCTTCTCTGCCTCTCTTCTCCCTATGCTTCCTCCAGCCCCATAGTCCCACTCAATCTTATCTATAAGTAGAAGTTCTCATAGAGTTACAAAAGCCTAAAACCATCCGGCGATATACTAGGCATGGGAAATGGCAACAAATCTTCAATCAGGTGTCATCTCAGCAGAGATATTAATGGGTGTGGTTGCAGGTATTAGTTTAACTAATGTTTGAGCTTCACCATGACTTGATGACTTAAAGAGCGAAAACATGAATTCAGGAAT comes from the Nostoc sp. PCC 7120 = FACHB-418 genome and includes:
- the sixA gene encoding phosphohistidine phosphatase SixA — encoded protein: MELYLIRHGIAEAQKTGIKDEERELTQEGKQKTEKVAYRLVKLGRQFDLIVTSPLIRARQTAEILLASGLSCQLEESNHLAPNGNIFNWLDYWLKPKNFPENAQIAIVGHEPCLSNWTEILLWGEAKDSLVLKKAGMIGLKLPEIGSPVGRSQMFWLTPPRYLL
- a CDS encoding citrate synthase; its protein translation is MMVCEYKPGLEGIPAAQSSISYVDGQKGILEYRGIRIEDLAQQSTFLETAYLLIWGELPTKEELQVFEEEVRLHRRIKYRIRDMMKCFPESGHPMDALQASAAALGLFYSRRDLHNPAYIRDAVVRLIATIPTMVAAFQLMRKGNDPVKPRDDLDYSANFLYMLNEKEPDALAAKIFDICLILHVEHTMNASTFSARVTASTLTDPYAVVASAVGTLGGPLHGGANEEVIQMLEEIGSVENVRSYVEERLQRKDKLMGFGHRVYKVKDPRATILQGLAEQLFAKFGADKYYDIAQEMERVVEEKLGHKGIYPNVDFYSGLVYRKMGIPTDLFTPIFAIARVAGWLAHWKEQLEENRIFRPTQVYNGKHSVTYTPIDQR